Proteins encoded by one window of Halorubrum ruber:
- a CDS encoding DUF7437 domain-containing protein, giving the protein MSKTAEGPERAVNGLLSVAQLLEEPRLARLYTFVLREGGVTIDGVVDALEMPRTTAYSDTGTLVELGVLTRDEEQKTHVYSAVPITLTVDLDGDEYTVTPILIEAIGRAPRDRDLDLLLEKHGLGKLAAALTYAIPYAEGEMSERVAARELDLQPAFAIAVLQALREVVLDMESVDPYFEDIRSASERPPETAD; this is encoded by the coding sequence ATGTCAAAAACCGCCGAGGGGCCTGAGCGCGCCGTTAACGGCCTCCTGTCGGTGGCCCAGCTGTTGGAGGAGCCACGGCTGGCGCGGCTGTACACGTTCGTCCTCCGTGAGGGGGGCGTCACGATCGACGGCGTCGTTGACGCGTTGGAGATGCCGCGGACGACCGCGTACTCCGATACGGGCACGCTCGTTGAGCTCGGGGTATTGACGCGAGACGAAGAACAGAAGACGCACGTCTATTCGGCGGTCCCGATCACGCTCACCGTCGACCTCGACGGGGACGAATACACGGTCACTCCGATCCTCATCGAAGCGATCGGACGCGCACCCCGCGATCGGGATCTCGATCTCCTGCTCGAAAAGCACGGTCTGGGAAAGCTCGCGGCCGCACTAACGTACGCGATCCCCTACGCCGAAGGCGAGATGTCGGAGCGGGTCGCTGCCCGTGAACTCGATCTGCAGCCCGCGTTCGCTATCGCCGTCTTACAGGCCCTCCGAGAGGTCGTCCTCGACATGGAGTCGGTCGACCCGTACTTCGAGGACATCCGGAGTGCCAGCGAGCGACCGCCGGAGACAGCGGACTGA
- a CDS encoding type IV pilin, whose protein sequence is MKPSTQSNADDRAVSPVIGVILMVAITVILAAVIGTFVLGLGDQLGDTAPQASFSVESVNDTDITIAKTGGQSIDKGDLVLSVNGERIDETWSGDDAWESGESKSIAHNSSDNDGATVRIIHDPSGSAIYEDTVDIPA, encoded by the coding sequence ATGAAACCAAGCACTCAATCCAACGCGGACGACAGGGCAGTGAGTCCCGTCATCGGCGTCATCCTCATGGTCGCGATTACCGTCATCCTGGCGGCCGTTATCGGGACGTTCGTCCTCGGACTCGGCGATCAGTTAGGTGACACCGCGCCGCAGGCGAGCTTCTCAGTTGAGAGCGTCAACGATACCGACATCACGATCGCGAAGACAGGTGGACAATCGATCGACAAGGGAGACCTCGTCCTTTCGGTTAATGGAGAGCGGATAGACGAAACATGGAGTGGCGATGATGCGTGGGAATCCGGAGAGTCAAAATCGATAGCACATAACAGTTCTGACAATGATGGAGCTACCGTTAGGATCATCCATGATCCCAGTGGTAGCGCGATCTACGAAGACACCGTTGACATCCCGGCGTAA
- a CDS encoding S1 family peptidase — protein MASINPVYSTVTMIKVGNRDDFATGFFYNFLDDTYLVTNKHVLEPDDNVPADEVRFFIRSYNNLGDVNWITKSVEEGSQIDWYEMGGNDGSDNDIDVAVIPINQKLSDFSDYINNNGDESNIVTGSTAFSPHMLMDGDDVVSGGDTVLVIGYPDGLLDSQSYIPLLRNARISTPYGLPFQDDPKFITDAMMYPGMSGSPIVAGPRTLKNPATGGLRTSSRGFALLGIHSDNYQREMEDDFERLNLNAGWYAQILNLIIINQVVQSSDNPEKTFDRIDSEYPDIREFDSNLIASILRHAVQAE, from the coding sequence ATGGCCTCAATAAATCCGGTATACTCTACCGTTACGATGATCAAAGTCGGTAATCGAGACGATTTCGCAACTGGATTTTTTTATAATTTTTTGGATGATACCTACTTAGTGACTAATAAACATGTTCTAGAACCAGATGATAATGTGCCTGCTGACGAGGTGCGATTCTTTATTAGAAGTTATAATAATTTGGGAGATGTAAACTGGATCACAAAATCGGTCGAAGAGGGATCACAAATTGACTGGTATGAAATGGGTGGGAATGATGGATCGGACAATGATATTGACGTGGCAGTAATACCAATTAATCAGAAATTGTCTGACTTTTCAGACTACATCAATAATAACGGGGATGAATCAAATATAGTAACAGGTAGTACGGCTTTTTCGCCACATATGTTGATGGACGGGGATGATGTGGTTTCCGGCGGTGATACAGTATTGGTGATCGGTTATCCAGACGGACTACTTGATAGCCAATCGTATATACCACTACTCCGGAACGCACGAATTTCTACACCCTACGGATTACCTTTCCAAGATGATCCAAAGTTCATAACTGACGCAATGATGTATCCCGGGATGAGTGGTAGCCCGATCGTAGCAGGTCCACGGACCCTGAAAAACCCGGCAACTGGCGGGTTGCGAACAAGTTCTAGGGGATTTGCTTTATTAGGGATTCATTCTGATAATTACCAGCGGGAGATGGAAGATGATTTTGAGCGTCTAAACCTCAACGCTGGATGGTATGCTCAGATACTCAATTTAATAATAATTAATCAAGTAGTACAATCCTCAGACAATCCAGAGAAAACATTCGATAGAATCGATTCAGAATATCCAGATATTAGAGAATTTGATTCGAACCTGATTGCCTCTATACTGCGTCATGCTGTTCAAGCGGAGTGA
- a CDS encoding RAD55 family ATPase yields MYELTPHFDAEVDPGTNIMLTGPPLSGKRSIMMDVLAAGTDRDEGAIVVTTKDGADRVLRDYEKRTPYEGKPVAVVDCVTRQQGGDTRESDRIKYASSPVDMTGIGIKLSEFLQAFGDRGIERNRVMVHSLSTLLMYSDLQTVFRFLHVFTGRVQSVDGLGLYSIDSTAHDDQAMNTLKQLFDGIVTVPEDGEPEIRLP; encoded by the coding sequence ATGTATGAGCTGACGCCGCACTTCGACGCCGAGGTCGACCCCGGGACCAACATCATGTTGACCGGCCCGCCGCTCAGCGGGAAGCGGTCCATCATGATGGACGTCCTCGCCGCGGGGACCGACCGCGACGAGGGCGCCATCGTCGTCACCACGAAGGACGGCGCCGACCGGGTGCTCCGCGACTACGAGAAGCGGACGCCCTACGAGGGGAAGCCCGTCGCGGTCGTCGACTGCGTCACCCGCCAGCAGGGCGGCGACACCCGCGAGTCCGACCGGATCAAGTACGCCTCCTCGCCGGTGGACATGACGGGGATCGGGATCAAGCTCTCCGAGTTCCTCCAGGCGTTCGGCGACCGCGGCATCGAGCGGAACCGCGTGATGGTCCACTCGCTGTCGACGCTACTGATGTACTCGGACCTCCAGACGGTGTTCCGGTTCCTCCACGTGTTCACCGGCCGCGTCCAGAGCGTCGACGGCCTCGGGCTGTACAGCATCGACTCGACGGCCCACGACGACCAGGCGATGAACACGCTCAAACAGCTGTTCGACGGGATCGTCACGGTGCCGGAGGACGGCGAGCCCGAGATCCGGCTCCCCTGA
- a CDS encoding CoA-binding protein produces the protein MPITDDAGLDRLLDAETIAVVGCSTTPGKAAHDVPAYLQEQGYRIVPVNPFADEVLGEPANDAVGDVEEEIDLVDVFRPSEEVPGVVDDVRERHAERGDAGAVWLQLGISHDEAAAAAEADGIDVVQDRCLKVEHGRLRG, from the coding sequence ATGCCCATCACCGACGACGCGGGCCTCGACCGCCTGCTCGACGCAGAGACGATAGCGGTCGTCGGCTGCTCGACGACGCCCGGAAAGGCCGCCCACGACGTGCCCGCGTACCTCCAGGAGCAGGGGTACCGGATCGTCCCCGTGAACCCGTTCGCCGACGAGGTCCTCGGCGAGCCGGCGAACGACGCGGTCGGCGACGTGGAGGAGGAGATCGACCTCGTCGACGTGTTCCGGCCTAGCGAGGAGGTGCCGGGGGTCGTCGACGACGTCCGCGAGCGCCACGCCGAACGGGGCGACGCCGGCGCGGTGTGGCTCCAGCTCGGAATCAGCCACGACGAGGCGGCCGCGGCCGCCGAGGCCGACGGGATCGACGTGGTTCAGGACCGCTGTCTCAAGGTCGAGCACGGTCGGCTGCGCGGGTAA
- a CDS encoding PLP-dependent cysteine synthase family protein encodes MTDHREPLSSVLETIGETPLVEVRDAPDAVPVYAKLESFNPGASIKDRIGKYMLERMLERGDVGEGGTVVEPTAGNTGIGLAVAAKQLGLEAIFVVPERFSVEKQQLMRALGAEVVNTPSDEGMGLAIDRAHGIAEELDDAVVPQQFSNPLNAEAHYETTAPEIDEALDGEVGAVVAGCGTGGTLMGIARYFRERDPDTHVVAVEPAGSAYREFLGEDVDHEEYKTEGIGTHDTERNELFDPDLVDEIQAIDDRDVHEEMGRLASEEGHLVASSSAANAIAAKRVARDVRDGEIDAPHDAVVTVFPDSSERYLSKGVYRSFEEWEG; translated from the coding sequence ATGACCGATCATCGGGAGCCCCTGTCGTCGGTGTTGGAGACGATCGGGGAGACGCCGCTCGTCGAGGTCCGCGACGCGCCGGACGCGGTGCCGGTGTACGCCAAGCTGGAGTCGTTCAACCCCGGTGCGAGCATCAAGGACCGCATCGGCAAGTACATGCTCGAACGCATGCTGGAGCGCGGCGACGTCGGTGAGGGCGGCACCGTGGTCGAGCCGACCGCCGGCAACACCGGGATCGGGCTCGCCGTCGCGGCCAAGCAGCTGGGGTTGGAGGCGATCTTCGTCGTCCCCGAGCGCTTCTCGGTGGAGAAACAGCAGCTCATGCGCGCGCTCGGCGCCGAGGTCGTGAACACGCCGAGCGACGAGGGGATGGGGCTCGCGATCGACCGCGCGCACGGGATCGCGGAGGAGCTGGACGACGCGGTCGTCCCCCAGCAGTTCTCGAACCCGCTCAACGCGGAGGCGCACTACGAGACGACCGCGCCGGAGATCGACGAGGCGCTCGACGGCGAGGTGGGCGCGGTCGTCGCCGGCTGCGGCACCGGCGGGACGCTGATGGGGATCGCCCGCTATTTCCGCGAGCGCGACCCGGACACCCACGTCGTCGCGGTCGAGCCCGCCGGCTCGGCGTACCGCGAGTTCCTCGGCGAGGACGTCGACCACGAGGAGTACAAGACCGAGGGGATCGGCACCCACGACACCGAGCGGAACGAGCTGTTCGACCCCGACCTCGTCGACGAGATCCAAGCCATCGACGACCGCGACGTCCACGAGGAGATGGGCCGGCTCGCGAGCGAGGAGGGCCACCTCGTCGCCTCCTCGTCGGCCGCCAACGCGATCGCGGCGAAGCGCGTCGCCCGCGACGTCCGCGACGGCGAGATCGATGCCCCGCACGACGCGGTCGTCACCGTCTTCCCCGACTCCTCCGAGCGCTACCTCTCGAAGGGCGTCTACCGGAGCTTCGAGGAGTGGGAGGGGTAA
- the thrS gene encoding threonine--tRNA ligase, translating into MAVVRLRCCMSETDAEAEVTVVLPDGSELTVPAGSTVEDVAFEIGPGLGRDTVAGKIDGELVEKYAEVDDGDRIEIVTDQSDEYLTVLRHSAAHVFAQALQRLHPEATLTIGPPTDDGFYYDVTDVDVDEDDLAAIEDEMDEIIAADYDIEREVRSREEATEVYADNEYKRQILDEEADGEEVTFYVQDGWEDLCQGPHVESTGEIGAATLLEVSAAYWRGDEENDSLTRVYGTAFASESDLEEYLELREQAQERDHRKIGQEMNLFSIPTVTGPGLPLYHPPGKTVLRELSDFANELNRDHGYEEVETPHVFRTELWKQSGHYENYKDDMFLLDVNDEEYGLKPMNCPGHATIFDQQNWSYRDLPQRYFENGKVYRKEQRGELSGLSRVWSFTIDDGHLFVRPDQIRQEIESVIEMIFEVVETLDLEVEVALATRPDKSVGGDEIWESAEEQLRDVLESGGYDYDVEPGDGAFYGPKIDFGFEDALGRVWDGPTVQLDFNMPDRFDLTYTGEDNEDHQPVMIHRALYGSYERFFMVLIEHFDGNFPLWLAPEQVRILPVSDETLGYAHRVKNELEDAGFRVEVEDRDWTVGRKIRAGHDDRLPYMVIVGDDEQEAGTVSVRDRFENQRGDVDLDAFVDHLVDERDEKRTEPDFVDAE; encoded by the coding sequence ATGGCGGTCGTCCGGCTCCGATGCTGTATGAGCGAGACCGATGCGGAGGCCGAGGTGACGGTCGTCCTGCCGGACGGATCAGAGCTGACCGTGCCGGCAGGGTCGACAGTCGAGGACGTCGCCTTCGAGATCGGCCCCGGGCTCGGTCGCGACACCGTCGCGGGGAAGATCGACGGCGAACTCGTCGAGAAGTACGCCGAGGTCGACGACGGCGATCGGATCGAGATCGTCACCGACCAGTCGGACGAGTACCTCACGGTGTTGCGCCACTCTGCGGCCCACGTGTTCGCGCAGGCGCTCCAGCGGCTCCACCCGGAGGCGACGCTGACGATCGGGCCGCCGACCGACGACGGCTTCTACTACGACGTCACCGACGTCGACGTCGACGAGGACGACCTGGCCGCCATCGAAGACGAGATGGACGAGATCATCGCGGCGGACTACGACATCGAGCGCGAGGTCCGGTCGCGCGAAGAGGCGACGGAGGTCTACGCCGACAACGAGTACAAGCGGCAGATCCTCGACGAGGAGGCCGACGGCGAGGAGGTCACCTTCTACGTCCAAGACGGCTGGGAGGACCTCTGTCAGGGCCCCCACGTCGAGTCGACCGGCGAGATCGGCGCCGCGACGCTGCTGGAGGTGTCCGCCGCCTACTGGCGCGGCGACGAGGAGAACGACTCGCTGACGCGCGTGTACGGCACCGCCTTCGCGAGCGAGTCGGACCTCGAGGAGTACCTCGAACTGCGCGAGCAGGCCCAGGAGCGCGACCACCGGAAGATCGGCCAGGAGATGAACCTCTTCTCGATCCCGACGGTGACCGGGCCGGGGCTCCCGCTGTACCACCCGCCGGGGAAGACCGTGCTGCGCGAGCTGTCCGACTTCGCGAACGAGCTCAACCGCGACCACGGCTACGAGGAGGTCGAGACGCCGCACGTGTTCCGGACGGAGCTGTGGAAGCAGTCCGGCCACTACGAGAACTACAAGGACGACATGTTCCTCCTCGACGTCAACGACGAGGAGTACGGCCTCAAGCCGATGAACTGCCCGGGCCACGCGACCATCTTCGACCAGCAGAACTGGTCGTACCGCGACCTCCCGCAGCGCTACTTCGAGAACGGGAAGGTGTACCGGAAAGAGCAGCGCGGCGAGCTGTCGGGCCTGTCGCGCGTCTGGTCGTTCACCATCGACGACGGCCACCTGTTCGTCCGGCCGGACCAGATCCGCCAAGAGATCGAGTCCGTCATCGAGATGATCTTCGAGGTCGTCGAGACGCTCGACTTAGAGGTCGAGGTCGCGCTCGCGACTCGTCCCGATAAGTCGGTCGGCGGCGACGAGATCTGGGAGTCCGCGGAGGAGCAGCTCCGCGACGTGCTCGAATCCGGCGGCTACGACTACGACGTCGAGCCGGGCGACGGCGCCTTCTACGGGCCGAAGATCGACTTCGGCTTCGAGGACGCCTTGGGCCGCGTCTGGGACGGCCCGACCGTCCAGCTGGACTTCAACATGCCCGACCGGTTCGATCTGACCTACACGGGCGAGGACAACGAGGACCACCAGCCCGTGATGATCCACCGCGCGCTGTACGGGAGCTACGAGCGCTTCTTCATGGTCCTCATCGAGCACTTCGACGGCAACTTCCCGCTGTGGCTCGCGCCCGAGCAGGTCCGCATCCTCCCCGTCTCCGACGAGACGCTCGGCTACGCCCACCGCGTGAAAAACGAACTGGAGGACGCCGGGTTCCGCGTCGAGGTCGAGGACCGCGACTGGACCGTCGGCCGCAAGATCCGCGCGGGCCACGACGACCGCCTCCCGTACATGGTGATCGTCGGCGACGACGAGCAGGAGGCGGGGACGGTCTCGGTCCGCGACCGCTTCGAGAACCAGCGCGGCGACGTCGACCTCGACGCGTTCGTCGACCACCTCGTCGACGAGCGCGACGAGAAGCGGACGGAGCCGGACTTCGTCGACGCGGAGTAG
- a CDS encoding ATP-binding protein, with protein sequence MPDSARGSDSDQDLRTVLDRMADGFFALDADWAVTYANEEGRRILRSAMSDDALGPDESVEGVNLWESIPGSAETEFYDEYHRAMATQEPVSFDSYYEPLDTWFEARAFPSDEGLSVYLRDVTERRDLERRQRESLRAIQRLYAVSSDHDRTFEEKVEAILALGCEYLDVPNGFVTRIEDGTQHVEASHADHPLLQPGETCPLDEAYCKRTIERDTLLTVVDATDEGWAGDPAHENFGLETYIGGKVEVDGEQYGTLCFAATTPRGEPFTDTQRTFVELLTRWVSYELERQRAAERLERERDRLEEFASVVSHDLRNPLTAARGRVDLLADESDSEHVEAIERSLSRMERLIEDLLTLAREGDDVDDPEPVDLVALARDAWKTTDSGSGAFRAAVDELEISADEARLRQLLENLFRNAVEHNSTSSRAEPDDAVEHGGDDVTVTVGPLADGDGFYVADDGTGIPEAEREQVFETGYTTDPEGTGFGLNIVAEIADAHGWAVRAVESEDRGARFEVSGVEPA encoded by the coding sequence ATGCCCGACTCGGCGCGTGGATCGGACTCGGACCAAGACCTCCGAACCGTGCTCGATCGGATGGCGGACGGCTTCTTCGCCCTCGACGCGGACTGGGCGGTCACCTACGCCAACGAGGAGGGGCGCCGGATCCTCCGGTCGGCGATGAGCGACGACGCGCTCGGCCCGGACGAGTCGGTCGAGGGCGTGAACCTCTGGGAGTCGATCCCGGGGTCGGCCGAGACGGAGTTCTACGACGAGTACCACCGGGCCATGGCGACCCAAGAGCCGGTCTCGTTCGACTCCTACTACGAGCCGTTAGACACCTGGTTCGAGGCCCGCGCGTTCCCGTCCGACGAGGGGCTCTCGGTCTACCTCCGGGATGTCACCGAGCGGCGCGACTTAGAGCGGCGACAGCGGGAGAGCCTCCGCGCAATCCAGCGGCTGTACGCGGTCTCCTCGGACCACGACCGCACGTTCGAGGAGAAGGTCGAGGCGATCTTGGCGCTCGGCTGCGAGTACCTCGACGTGCCCAACGGGTTCGTCACCCGCATCGAGGACGGGACCCAACACGTCGAGGCCTCCCACGCCGACCACCCCCTCTTGCAGCCGGGCGAGACCTGCCCGCTCGACGAGGCGTACTGCAAGCGGACCATCGAGCGCGACACGCTGTTGACGGTCGTCGACGCGACCGATGAGGGGTGGGCCGGCGACCCCGCACACGAGAACTTCGGGCTCGAGACGTACATCGGCGGGAAGGTCGAGGTCGACGGGGAGCAGTACGGGACGCTGTGTTTCGCCGCCACGACGCCGCGCGGCGAGCCGTTCACGGACACGCAGCGGACGTTCGTGGAACTGCTGACGCGGTGGGTGAGCTACGAGTTAGAGCGGCAGCGCGCGGCCGAGCGGCTCGAACGCGAGCGCGACCGGCTTGAGGAGTTCGCGAGCGTCGTGAGCCACGACCTCCGGAACCCGCTCACGGCCGCGAGGGGACGGGTCGACCTCCTCGCCGACGAGTCCGACAGCGAGCACGTCGAGGCGATCGAGCGGTCGCTCTCGCGGATGGAAAGGCTCATCGAGGACCTGCTCACGCTGGCGCGGGAGGGGGACGACGTCGACGACCCGGAGCCCGTCGACCTCGTCGCGCTCGCGAGGGACGCCTGGAAGACGACGGACAGCGGGAGCGGAGCGTTCCGCGCCGCGGTCGACGAACTCGAAATCTCGGCCGACGAGGCGCGGCTCAGACAGCTTTTAGAGAACTTGTTCCGAAACGCCGTGGAGCACAACTCCACGAGCAGTCGGGCGGAGCCCGACGATGCCGTAGAACACGGCGGCGACGACGTGACCGTCACCGTCGGGCCGCTCGCGGACGGCGACGGGTTCTACGTCGCCGACGACGGGACGGGAATCCCCGAAGCCGAGCGCGAGCAGGTGTTCGAGACTGGGTACACGACGGACCCCGAGGGGACCGGATTCGGCCTGAACATCGTCGCGGAGATCGCCGACGCGCACGGCTGGGCGGTCCGGGCGGTCGAGTCCGAGGACAGGGGCGCGCGGTTCGAGGTCAGCGGCGTCGAGCCGGCCTGA
- a CDS encoding pyridoxal-phosphate-dependent aminotransferase family protein — protein MSNAHAERDAEERPPEVGELTPPDRTLMGPGPSDVHPRVLKAMSTPLVGHLDPSFVEIMDEVQELLRYTFRTDNQWTIPVSGTGSASMEAAIGNLVEPGDTMLVPTNGYFGGRMKSMAERAGGEVVEVEAPWGEPLDPVDVERAFDAHQPDVFGFVHAETSTGVLQPDVPELTDIAHDHDAFVIADCVTSLGGVEMRVDEWGVDVAYSGPQKCLSCPPGASPLTLNDRAMDKVLDREEQPRSWYLDLSLLEGYWGDDRSYHHTAPITNVYALREALRLVAEEGIEERWARHREVAGELKSGLQDLGLEMNAPDEYWLPSLNAVQVPDGVDDGAVIDHLLEEYDLEIASGLGDLEGDIWRIGCMGYSARPKNVEYVLAALEDALAEQGF, from the coding sequence ATGTCGAACGCCCACGCCGAGCGCGACGCCGAGGAGCGACCGCCCGAGGTCGGGGAGCTGACGCCGCCGGACCGCACGCTGATGGGCCCCGGTCCGAGCGACGTCCACCCGCGCGTGCTCAAGGCGATGAGCACGCCGCTGGTCGGCCACCTCGACCCCTCGTTCGTCGAGATCATGGACGAGGTACAGGAGCTGCTGCGCTACACGTTCCGGACGGACAACCAGTGGACGATTCCGGTGTCGGGGACGGGCTCCGCCTCGATGGAGGCCGCGATCGGCAATCTCGTCGAACCGGGCGACACGATGCTGGTCCCGACGAACGGCTACTTCGGCGGCCGGATGAAGTCGATGGCCGAGCGCGCGGGCGGCGAGGTCGTCGAAGTGGAGGCGCCGTGGGGCGAGCCGCTCGACCCCGTCGACGTTGAGCGCGCGTTCGACGCACACCAGCCCGACGTGTTCGGGTTCGTCCACGCGGAGACCTCGACGGGCGTCCTCCAGCCGGACGTCCCCGAGCTGACCGACATCGCGCACGACCACGACGCCTTCGTGATCGCCGACTGCGTCACCTCGCTGGGCGGCGTCGAGATGCGCGTCGACGAGTGGGGCGTCGACGTCGCCTACTCGGGCCCGCAGAAGTGCCTCTCGTGTCCGCCCGGCGCGAGCCCGCTCACGCTCAACGACCGCGCGATGGACAAGGTACTCGACCGCGAGGAACAGCCCCGGTCGTGGTACCTCGACCTCTCCCTCCTTGAGGGGTACTGGGGCGACGACCGCTCGTACCACCACACGGCGCCGATCACGAACGTGTACGCGCTCCGCGAGGCGCTCCGGCTCGTCGCCGAGGAGGGCATCGAGGAGCGGTGGGCGCGCCACCGCGAGGTCGCCGGCGAGCTGAAGTCGGGGCTTCAGGACCTCGGATTAGAGATGAACGCCCCCGACGAGTACTGGCTCCCGAGCCTGAACGCGGTACAGGTACCCGACGGCGTCGACGACGGCGCCGTCATCGACCATCTCTTGGAGGAGTACGACCTCGAAATCGCCTCCGGCCTCGGCGACCTCGAAGGCGACATCTGGCGGATCGGCTGTATGGGCTACTCCGCCCGGCCGAAGAACGTCGAGTACGTCCTCGCGGCGCTGGAGGACGCGCTGGCAGAGCAGGGGTTCTGA
- a CDS encoding guanosine monophosphate reductase, whose translation MNDLRTGLSYGDVLLVPQRSPVDSRSDVDLSTPLTPSIELETPLVSAAMDTVTEAALAIGLSRAGGIGVLHRFLTVDEQAAQVERVVAAGERVAAAVGINEDYEARSAALVAADVDALVVDVAHGHLDRAVAAVEEIADAFPETDLIAGNVATPAGVEDLAAAGADCVKVGIGPGSHCTTRKVAGAGVPQLTAVDDCATAAEDLDVTICADGGIRTSGDAVKALMAGADTVMLGSLFAGSEEAPGAVVEVDGTRYKRSRGMATTAAAEARDDKGADVGADEGVEALTPYKGPVATVAEEFCQGIRSGLSYCGGHTIGRARERAEFIRVAPGAKEREGFHTDDDWEGISVDSETKRVTDPTAESTAESDD comes from the coding sequence ATGAACGATCTACGAACCGGACTGAGTTACGGGGACGTGCTGTTGGTCCCCCAGCGGTCGCCGGTCGACAGCCGGAGCGACGTCGACCTCTCGACGCCGCTCACGCCAAGCATCGAGCTGGAGACGCCGCTCGTCTCGGCCGCGATGGACACCGTCACGGAGGCGGCGTTGGCGATCGGCCTCTCCCGGGCCGGCGGGATCGGCGTCCTCCACCGGTTCCTCACCGTCGACGAGCAGGCGGCGCAGGTCGAGCGCGTGGTCGCGGCCGGCGAGCGCGTCGCCGCCGCGGTCGGGATTAACGAGGACTACGAGGCCCGGAGCGCCGCGCTGGTCGCGGCCGACGTGGACGCGCTCGTGGTCGACGTCGCGCACGGGCACCTCGACAGGGCGGTCGCGGCGGTCGAGGAGATCGCGGACGCGTTCCCGGAGACGGACCTGATCGCCGGCAACGTCGCCACGCCCGCCGGCGTCGAGGACCTCGCGGCCGCGGGCGCCGACTGCGTGAAGGTCGGCATCGGTCCGGGGTCGCACTGTACCACGCGGAAGGTCGCCGGCGCCGGCGTCCCGCAGCTGACCGCGGTCGACGACTGCGCGACCGCGGCCGAGGACCTAGACGTCACGATCTGCGCCGACGGCGGGATCCGCACCTCCGGGGACGCGGTGAAGGCGCTGATGGCGGGCGCCGACACGGTAATGCTCGGCAGCCTCTTCGCCGGGTCGGAGGAGGCGCCGGGTGCGGTCGTCGAAGTCGACGGGACGCGGTACAAGCGGTCGCGCGGGATGGCGACGACCGCCGCCGCCGAGGCCCGCGACGACAAGGGCGCGGACGTTGGCGCCGACGAGGGCGTCGAGGCGCTGACGCCGTACAAGGGTCCGGTCGCGACGGTCGCCGAGGAGTTCTGTCAGGGGATCCGCTCGGGGCTCTCCTACTGCGGGGGTCACACGATCGGACGCGCCCGGGAGCGGGCCGAGTTCATCCGCGTCGCCCCCGGAGCGAAGGAGCGCGAGGGGTTCCACACCGACGACGACTGGGAGGGGATCAGCGTGGACAGCGAGACGAAGCGAGTCACCGACCCGACTGCGGAATCGACCGCCGAGAGCGACGACTGA
- a CDS encoding class I SAM-dependent methyltransferase, producing the protein MTDAFGRAIRDHHRGERTEPLYQGDGEETREHPIQDFYFSEFDPESDAGSWPASRLEGPLVDLGAGAGRHALRFQERFETVAVEPSPALVETMRDRGVADAREGDMFALREAFGRDRFASALAIGTQAGLAGSMRGLSAFLGDLAFVTTPDATAVVDCYDPDHPAAADLLGYREDPTPGLAGRVMWFEYDGKRDPTLRFRLFSPDRLREAAIGTGWAVDAVDREGSGDGPHYRAALRKR; encoded by the coding sequence ATGACCGACGCATTCGGACGCGCGATCCGCGACCACCACCGCGGCGAGCGGACGGAGCCGCTCTACCAGGGCGATGGCGAGGAGACACGCGAGCATCCGATACAGGACTTCTACTTCAGCGAATTCGACCCTGAGAGCGACGCCGGTTCGTGGCCGGCGTCGCGGCTGGAGGGCCCCCTCGTCGACCTCGGTGCCGGGGCGGGCCGGCACGCGCTGCGGTTTCAGGAGCGGTTCGAGACGGTCGCCGTCGAGCCCAGTCCGGCGCTCGTCGAGACGATGCGCGACCGCGGCGTCGCGGACGCCCGCGAGGGCGACATGTTCGCCCTCCGGGAGGCGTTCGGGCGCGACCGGTTCGCCTCCGCTCTTGCGATCGGGACGCAGGCCGGACTGGCGGGGTCGATGCGGGGGCTCTCCGCGTTCCTCGGCGATCTCGCGTTCGTAACGACGCCCGACGCGACCGCCGTCGTCGACTGCTACGATCCGGACCACCCGGCGGCCGCCGACCTGCTCGGCTACCGCGAGGACCCGACGCCGGGGCTCGCGGGCCGCGTCATGTGGTTCGAATACGACGGCAAGCGCGACCCGACGCTCCGCTTCAGGCTCTTCTCGCCGGACCGACTCCGCGAGGCGGCGATCGGAACCGGCTGGGCGGTCGACGCGGTCGACCGCGAGGGGTCGGGTGACGGCCCGCACTACCGGGCCGCGCTCCGGAAGCGGTAG